In the Microtus pennsylvanicus isolate mMicPen1 chromosome 6, mMicPen1.hap1, whole genome shotgun sequence genome, one interval contains:
- the Dnajb1 gene encoding dnaJ homolog subfamily B member 1 isoform X1 encodes MGKDYYQTLGLARGASDDEIKRAYRRQALRYHPDKNKEPGAEEKFKEIAEAYDVLSDPRKREIFDRYGEEGLKGGGPNVGNSGGANGTSFSYTFHGDPHAMFAEFFGGRNPFDTFFGQRNGEEGMDIDDPFSAFPMGMGGFTNVNFGRTRPAQEPSRKKQDPPVTHDLRVSLEEIYSGCTKKMKISHKRLNPDGKSIRNEDKILTIEVKRGWKEGTKITFPKEGDQTSNNIPADIVFVLKDKPHNIFKRDGSDVIYPARISLREALCGCTVNVPTLDGRTIPVVFKDVIRPGMRRKVPGEGLPLPKTPEKRGDLVIEFEVIFPERIPLASRTLLEQVLPI; translated from the exons ATGGGCAAGGACTATTACCAGACGCTGGGCTTGGCCCGCGGCGCGTCCGACGACGAGATCAAGCGAGCCTACCGCCGCCAGGCGCTGCGCTACCACCCCGACAAGAACAAGGAGCCCGGCGCCGAGGAGAAGTTCAAGGAGATCGCCGAGGCCTACGATGTGCTCAGCGACCCGCGCAAGCGCGAGATTTTCGACCGCTACGGAGAGGAAG GCCTAAAGGGTGGTGGCCCCAATGTTGGTAACAGCGGTGGTGCTAATGGTACCTCTTTCAGCTACACATTCCATGGAGACCCTCATGCTATGTTTGCTGAGTTCTTCGGTGGCAGAAACCCCTTTGATACCTTTTTCGGGCAGCGCAACGGGGAGGAAGGCATGGACATCGATGATCCGTTCTCTGCCTTTCCCATGGGTATGGGTGGCTTCACCAATGTGAACTTTGGACGCACCCGCCCTGCCCAAGAGCCCTCCCGAAAGAAGCAAGATCCCCCAGTCACCCACGACCTCCGGGTCTCCCTTGAAGAGATCTACAGCGGCTgtaccaagaaaatgaaaatctcccACAAGCGACTGAACCCTGATGGAAAGAGCATTCGAAATGAAGATAAGATCCTGACCATCGAAGtgaagaggggctggaaagaaggGACCAAAATCACATTTCCCAAGGAAGGGGACCAGACCTCCAACAACATTCCAGCTGACATCGTCTTTGTTTTAAAGGACAAGCCACACAATATCTTCAAGAGAGATGGTTCCGATGTCATCTATCCAGCCAGGATTAGCCTTCGGGAG GCTCTCTGTGGTTGCACTGTGAACGTTCCCACTCTGGACGGCAGGACCATCCCTGTTGTATTCAAAGACGTCATCAGGCCTGGAATGCGGCGGAAAGTTCCTGGAGAAGGCCTGCCTCTCCCCAAAACACCTGAAAAACGTGGGGACCTTGTTATCGAGTTTGAAGTCATCTTCCCCGAAAGGATTCCCCTGGCATCCAGAACCCTCCTGGAGCAGGTTCTTCCCATCTAG
- the Dnajb1 gene encoding dnaJ homolog subfamily B member 1 isoform X2 gives MFAEFFGGRNPFDTFFGQRNGEEGMDIDDPFSAFPMGMGGFTNVNFGRTRPAQEPSRKKQDPPVTHDLRVSLEEIYSGCTKKMKISHKRLNPDGKSIRNEDKILTIEVKRGWKEGTKITFPKEGDQTSNNIPADIVFVLKDKPHNIFKRDGSDVIYPARISLREALCGCTVNVPTLDGRTIPVVFKDVIRPGMRRKVPGEGLPLPKTPEKRGDLVIEFEVIFPERIPLASRTLLEQVLPI, from the exons ATGTTTGCTGAGTTCTTCGGTGGCAGAAACCCCTTTGATACCTTTTTCGGGCAGCGCAACGGGGAGGAAGGCATGGACATCGATGATCCGTTCTCTGCCTTTCCCATGGGTATGGGTGGCTTCACCAATGTGAACTTTGGACGCACCCGCCCTGCCCAAGAGCCCTCCCGAAAGAAGCAAGATCCCCCAGTCACCCACGACCTCCGGGTCTCCCTTGAAGAGATCTACAGCGGCTgtaccaagaaaatgaaaatctcccACAAGCGACTGAACCCTGATGGAAAGAGCATTCGAAATGAAGATAAGATCCTGACCATCGAAGtgaagaggggctggaaagaaggGACCAAAATCACATTTCCCAAGGAAGGGGACCAGACCTCCAACAACATTCCAGCTGACATCGTCTTTGTTTTAAAGGACAAGCCACACAATATCTTCAAGAGAGATGGTTCCGATGTCATCTATCCAGCCAGGATTAGCCTTCGGGAG GCTCTCTGTGGTTGCACTGTGAACGTTCCCACTCTGGACGGCAGGACCATCCCTGTTGTATTCAAAGACGTCATCAGGCCTGGAATGCGGCGGAAAGTTCCTGGAGAAGGCCTGCCTCTCCCCAAAACACCTGAAAAACGTGGGGACCTTGTTATCGAGTTTGAAGTCATCTTCCCCGAAAGGATTCCCCTGGCATCCAGAACCCTCCTGGAGCAGGTTCTTCCCATCTAG